The nucleotide sequence CCCACGCCCGGCTGCGGGCCTCGACCACCTCGGGGTCGTCGGGGGGCGCGACCAGACGGTTGAGGGCCAGCTTGTGGGCGGCCAGGGTCAGTGGGGCCAGGGCGGCGATCTGCCCGGCCCACGCCTCGGCCTCGGCCCGGCCGCCGAGGCGCTGGGCGAACCCGGTCCGCACCGCCGCCTCCCCGTCGAGCTCCATGCCGCCGAGCAGCATGGCCCGGGCCGGGCCGTGCCCCGCCAGCAGGGCGCAGCGCTGGACCGTCCAGTGGTCCACGGCCAGGCCCAGCCGACCGGCCGGGACCCCGAACCGGGCGTCGGGAGCGGCCACCCGCAGGTCGCACGCCACCGCCAGCTGGACGCCGGCGCCGAGGGCCGCGCCCTCCACCGCGGCGATGCAGACCATGGCCGTCTCGACCAGGCCCATCAGGGCCCGGCGCAGGGCCGGGTGGAAGTCGTCGTCGCGCACGGTGCCGAGGTCGGCGCCGGCGCAGAAGTTGCCCTCGGAGCCGGTCAGCACGAGGGTGCGGGCGCCGTCCGCCGCCGCCGCCGTCACGGCCGCCTCGAGCTCCCTGCAGGCGGCGGTGTCGAGGGCGTTGCGGCGCTGGGGCCGCTGGATGGTGGCGACCGCCCACCTGCCTCCCGACTCGGAGGGGCGCACGTCGAGGCCGATGGCGGTCATTCGATGACGGCGATGAGATCGCCCTCCTGCACCCGGCCCTCGGGTGCGACGTGCAGCTCGGAGACCGTCCCCGCCACCGGCGCCTCCACGGGGATCTCCATCTTCATCGACTCGAGGACGGCGATGCTGTCCCCGGCGGCCACGGCCTGGCCCACCTCGACGTGCACCTGCCACACGTTGCCGGTGATCTCGGCCCGGACCTCGGTCGTCATCGGCCCTGACTGGCGACGACGTTGAGGTCGGCGTCGACCATCATGCGCACCAGCGTCGGGAAGTCGACGTCGGGCTTCCAGCCCAGCTTCTCCCGGCTCCGGCCCGGGTCCCCGACGAGCAGATCGACCTCGGCCGGGCGCATGAACCGCTCGTCGGTCACGACGTGGTCCTGGTAGTCGAGACCGGCGTGGCCGAAGGCGAGCTCGCAGAACTCCCGCACCGAGTGGGTCCGACCGGTGGCGACCACGAAGTCGCTGGCGTCGTCCTCCTGCAGCATCAGCCACATCGCCCGGACGTAGTCGGCGGCGTAGCCCCAGTCCCGCTGGGCCTCGAGGTTGCCGAGAGGCAGGGTCTTGTCGAGGCCGTGCTTGATCCTCGCCACCCCGTGGGTGATCTTGCGGGTGACGAACTCGAGACCGCGGCGCGGCGACTCGTGGTTGAACAGGATCCCCGACGTGGCGTGCAGGCCGTAGCTCTCCCGGTAGTTCACGGTGATCCAGTGGCCGTAGACCTTGGCCACCCCGTACGGGCTGCGAGGGTAGAACGGCGTCGTCTCCCGCTGCGGCACCTCGATGACCTTGCCGAACATCTCGCTGGAGCTGGCCTGGTAGAAGCGGATCTCGGGGTCGACGATGCGGATGGCGTCGAGGATGCGGGTCACACCGAGCGCGGTGGTCTCCCCGGTGAGCACGGCCTGGCTCCACGACGTCTGCACGAAGGACTGCGCCGCCAGGTTGTAGACCTCGTTGGGGCGGTGCTCGCGCAGGAGGTTGATCATCGACACCTCGTCGAGGAGGTCCCCGGACACGAGGGTCACCCGGTCCTGGATTTGGGTGATCCGCTCGAAGTTCACGGTGCTGCTGCGCCGCAGCATCCCGATCACCTCGTAACCCTGATCGAGGAGGAACTCGGCCAGGTAGGAGCCGTCCTGTCCGGTGATGCCGGTGATCAGCGCGCGTCGGGACATGGACGCGGTTGTAACCCGCCGGCGGCGCCCCGTCTGCTAAGCCACTTGGCATGGCCGAGAATCTCGGCCGGCGGATAGCCCGCATGCGTGCCGCCGCCGGCTGGACCCAGCAGGACCTGGCGGCCCGCCTGGCGGTGTCCCGGGTGGCGGTGTCCCACCTCGAGGCGGGCATCAGCGTGCCGGGGGAGCGGACCGTGGCCCTGCTGGCGGGACTGTTCAAGCTCGAGCCCCA is from Acidimicrobiales bacterium and encodes:
- the gmd gene encoding GDP-mannose 4,6-dehydratase; its protein translation is MSRRALITGITGQDGSYLAEFLLDQGYEVIGMLRRSSTVNFERITQIQDRVTLVSGDLLDEVSMINLLREHRPNEVYNLAAQSFVQTSWSQAVLTGETTALGVTRILDAIRIVDPEIRFYQASSSEMFGKVIEVPQRETTPFYPRSPYGVAKVYGHWITVNYRESYGLHATSGILFNHESPRRGLEFVTRKITHGVARIKHGLDKTLPLGNLEAQRDWGYAADYVRAMWLMLQEDDASDFVVATGRTHSVREFCELAFGHAGLDYQDHVVTDERFMRPAEVDLLVGDPGRSREKLGWKPDVDFPTLVRMMVDADLNVVASQGR
- a CDS encoding enoyl-CoA hydratase, producing the protein MTAIGLDVRPSESGGRWAVATIQRPQRRNALDTAACRELEAAVTAAAADGARTLVLTGSEGNFCAGADLGTVRDDDFHPALRRALMGLVETAMVCIAAVEGAALGAGVQLAVACDLRVAAPDARFGVPAGRLGLAVDHWTVQRCALLAGHGPARAMLLGGMELDGEAAVRTGFAQRLGGRAEAEAWAGQIAALAPLTLAAHKLALNRLVAPPDDPEVVEARSRAWASRDLEEGITAFRERRKPRFEGR
- a CDS encoding biotin/lipoyl-binding carrier protein, with product MTTEVRAEITGNVWQVHVEVGQAVAAGDSIAVLESMKMEIPVEAPVAGTVSELHVAPEGRVQEGDLIAVIE